In the Choloepus didactylus isolate mChoDid1 chromosome 3, mChoDid1.pri, whole genome shotgun sequence genome, GAGATCTCCTTTAACCCCATCTCCTTCTTATCATGTAGAATTGCAAGATACCCAGATACCTAGAGTTCTTGATCAATCTGTCAAGATGATGGTTCTACAGACCAGGAAGAGCTGTAACTATCAGTTCTTCTGTGACATTTTAGCTTCCAGGTAGAAGAAGCTAGAGACCCCATGCAGAGCCCATCTTCTATTTAGACAGGAAATGACTACAAAGATAAATGAGCACACTCTGACAACCTGCAGGGCATAGCCCATCACAGGCGACTCTTCAACTCTATGACTCGAGTGGACAAATCCATATTCAATCAGGCCAGAGATCAAAGCCATATTAGGCATGAGCTACTTTTTATTCATAAGATTACAGAATATATAGAATTAAGAGGCATATAGTTTGTTAACTCTATTTACCAAAATgagctaaatatatatatacaggctTAAAATGCATCCATCGTAGCTTGCATACTGCAAAGTTTGCTTGCGTATACATACAAACTACTATTATTTTACCTAAATTATgcatttaaaagacataaaaatgataCCAAATGGCACAATTGCCTATTTTGTCACAGTTCTCATACATTCCTGATAGTCAAAGGGATCGATAGGGAATGCATAGTTTCCTACCAGAAAAAAAGGTAGACTCTGATACAAGCAATGGAACATAGGGTACGAGTGCCTCTGTTTAGATCTCAATAGCTttacaataattattttaattatctttacCATTGGTTCCGTTCGTTAATTACCAGCATGCTGTTTATTTGCCTGCTCATTTTACCCTCTACTTGCCTCGCTGACCCAAAGACATcattatcacttttttttctccttccagtttatttcttttctccccagAGTTTCCTCCACAGTCATCTGCCCCGTTTTTCTGCCAATTCCCTTTACACTGAGCCCCCACTCTGCGTCACCCAACTCCCTGCCTCAGCACCTAGATTTCTGCATTCCACTTCAGGGCGCTGCTCTACAGAATCCGTGGCCACTGcctaattaattaaagaactctATTCCGAAGCTGCTGCGAGCGAGGGGCTGATACCACTGCAGAAGAATCAGGAAGCCTGCTAAAAAGATTTTCTTCGGGTGGCATACAAATAGACTCCCCTCCCACAGACCTCCATCTCTCTTTCATTACACCTACGGTCGGAGAAATTTCCACTGTGAGTGCTCCCGGCAGCCTAACCTCCGGCATCCCACGCGGATTTCTTTCCTAAAAATACACAGCCTCTTACTCCATGGGGAAGAAAAATGCAACATTGCCATTTCCAGCGTACTCCCCCAAAGGCTGATCACGGCTGGAGCAATTCATCATCACCAGCGCGTTCgagtttttactttttcctcataAAACCCTTCCTGTTTATCTGGCGGACACTGAGAAGAACCAGCTGCATATCAACCTTAGCATCCTCCCTCAGCTAGGTGAGGGGAGTAACGATCATACCAGCTAAAAACCCTCtttagaacaacagaaaattatcagAAACTTCTGGAAGACTCTGAAGAGTGAGTTCTTGTGTGCAATAGCAATTCCGCAGTGTTTTTAATTGTTAAATGGACCGATTGATTTAATGGTGACTGTTCTGCAATATTTTCCTTCTGGCTACgcatatgttattttttattttatctcaaaGTGCTGCTCTATTCAAAATCATGGTACAAATGAAAGTCTTTCTTTGGGAGGGCACGACAGAGTGCTGTAGAAAGAAAATACCAGACTACTACTGGTCAGGGAGGAAATTCTAGCTTTGTCACTCACCCACTGCTAGATAATCTTGGGCATGCAACAGACTTGGATTTTCTGTGtccatttcctcctctgaaatTAGAATGAGACCTTCCCTCCAATAAACTAAAGAACTATGAACAAACGAGATGAACATAAATTGCACTGGAAAAATATAAAGCTTTGCCTAAATTATTATCCTGCCCAAGAGCACAGTGCTATGCAAACCTGAGGCTTGTTTTTAAGAGTTTTTATAAGAGATCTACTCCTGTCCCCACAGAGTCTGGAGATGAGCCCTGGCTTTAAGGCAGTGtggctctgtcacatggctgtgtAGAGAGACACAATCTGGAAGTCCAGCCATGGGGATTACAAAGAGGAAACAAGCTGAGAACATGATCACCAAGTGGGAAGGAAAGAAGCTAGAGCAGATCCGAGAAAGCTGATCTCTGCTTTCTGGTATGGTCCCCAGTGATTCTCTGCTTTGGTTGGGGagtacttttgtttgtttgttttccattatcACTGGCAAAAAGCTTTTGCAGACACTGTTTAAAACTTCAGGGATTCTTGGGATGGAGCAGTAAGATTAATGGAGCAAAGCTTCCACCACCTGTTCCAAGAACATCCTTCAGTAAGTTGGCCAGAACAAATATCTCCTCCCACAGCACAGGAATTCTGGCTCTGAATCTGGTATACAAATTTTTttcaaaggacaaaaagaaaacctgATTGCAGCTGAGTGGATGACCCGCTCTCCCATCCCATCCCCCGTCCCAGGCTTCACTCTTCCTTTTACCCTCCAGTGCCCCACCTGGACCCACAAACCCTCCCCATTGCAAGCCCAGGGACCTCCAGACCCTTGGCGCTGGTTATTACAGTGGTGAGGTCAGATGCTCAGTGTCCACCTTCACCCTGGGAGGGGAAGCGTGACGGGGGTACATTTCTCATGGATCCGTCACTGTGAAAAGATGTCCCAGTTGCTTCTCTCCAAGCACCTGGAATTGGGAATGTCATTTTGACCTGGCACAAGTGCTGGAACTGCCTCAATGGCTCTGACACCATTTGCCAATGCCAATTTTTCCACCGAGGTTTGTCTGAGGGGTTCCATGCGCCAGAAAGAGTAGCTGGCCCGTCGTGACAGCCAGAGGAAAAGCAGACAGCTGTCCCACTTTCAGCCGCCTCTGAAGGGCTGGGGGCATTTGTAGTCGATTCAAATAAGAAGGCAAAAGAATGCAAAAGAAAGAGTGATTtgtgctgaaaaaaattaaaaacaaaccacTTTTCTTCTGTTCATTGGTGCTTAGTTGAAAATAAGTTTCAAGCTGCAATACTCTGTGTGGGTGAGTCAGTTCATTAAAATCTCTGGTTTTCTAGGCTGGAGGGTCTCAGCCTGCAGTCCCAGGCAGGCCCCAAATGCTCAGGTCCCATCAGTGCATCATTTTCCTAAGTGCCATTGTTTGCCTTGGTCTGCATGGCTTAAAGTCAGGAAACAACAAATACATTCATATTCATGGCAAAACATCTTCCTACTCATGACTTAGCAAACAATTGTTCAAAAAATAATGCAGTACAGTATGACTGTGCAACTTTCATGGCTAGGAGCAAGGCTGTTGGGTTACTCTTTTAGAACTACTCTTAACAGGGTAAACTTCATATTCTTGGAAGAAAGCCAGCTGGCCAGGCAGAGCATCCCTGGGGACCCTCCACAAAATCCTCTGCACCTGAGAGGCCCATTTCGAAATAGGCCACCTTGGTCCCCTGAGTGCAGGCCTGGCCTGTGGGACTCAGATTGTCTGGCTCCAAGGCCAGTCCCTTCTAATCAGCCTCAGACCCACCCAGCCCCAGGGCTGTCAAGGCTGATCCCATTTCCAGCACGTTGCCCTTTGTTAGGGGGGTGGGCCCTGGGAGATTTCCTTTGCTAAAGTAGGGGAAGGAACACTGCTGGAAATGGGTGTATCTGCAGCACCTTTGGTGGGGGCTGCCCAGGCAGCAGCAAGATCAGCAAATAAACCAAGCAGGACTGTTGTATGGGAACACAGGCAGGCAAGCAAGTGGGTAGGTTGGTATGCAATTTGTCCAGAGGGCAAGGACATGCATACATAAAGAGCCACCCCTGGCTTGCAAAGCAAATCAAGACCTGTGCGAAGTCTCCCTTGGACTTCACAAAAGGTCACTGCAAAAATCCTACCAAATGCTCATCAGATGGAAACACCCGTTCGACTCTCTAAAAGAAGGGATGAAAAGCACCATTCGGTCTTTGGCCTGTCTGTTGGGTTACTCACAAACTCCAAGGATTAGGTCAGAAACGCAGATGAGTCATGGAGACCATCAGAAAAAGCATTACTGCTCTGGCCACGATAGGGTCAGCTTAGAACCATGGAGAAGAGGGAAACACTCCTCTGTCCACTCCTGCACCAACTGCCCACACTGAGTCTAGACACACGTCGCCAGAATATTTTCTTAGTGGCAGAAggagaaatttcaaatattaaattgtTAACGATGCCCATCGTGAGCGCCCCTGTGAGTTAATGAAATAGCCATGGTTTTGTTATTCAGGAGACTTCAGGAATGCTGGACATTACTTTCAGGAAACTGGGATGGCTCAAAATAGCATTGCTGAGTGTTATATGATTTTAAACTAATCATCAGCAAATTTTTTCAGCTGACTTTGGCTTTAAGAGTTCTTACCAAAAAGACTGCTAAAATGGAACAAGAAGGATCCgcagttttttgtgtttttttttatttcattataagaGCTGTTCCATCTCATCCAAGTCTGTccttcctcattaaaaaaaaaaaaaaaaaaaaagcacattacCTTCCTAGATGGTAAGAGTTAATGCTGTACTCTTTTCTCAGTAATTACAGGTCATCGGATGTCTTTTTAAATGGTAGAACGGACATGTCATGCATTAGCCGATAAATGCAATCCCTGATTAAAATGTGAGTTCTAAAAGTTTGAAAATGCCTTACTATTTAcccagtgcattttttttttaatgccagagCTCTGagtttggctttttctttttcttttttttccccttggtccTCTCTTGTGAGAGCTAGCACTACTTGTCTTTGAAATTCACCAATCACACCTTCACAAACTCAGGTCAACAATGATATGTTCaaaaatctttgttttccctttgaAACTGGATGCAAAAAAGAAATCTCTCCTGTCGGTGGAGACAGCTGTGAATGAACGAGGAGCCTGCACATAAATCTCCTTGAACTTCTTGAATAGCTGCTGCTCTTTATCCCACTGGTAGATCTGGGAGAACGTGTAGTCACTCCCCAGAGCCAGGTAGTGGTTGTCTTTGAAAGAAAAGGGCTGCAGGGTCATAGCTCCCCGGGACGGTAGAGCCTGGATCTCTACAAACTGCTTACTATTCCATCTCATCACCCTGGAGTCCCCGATGAAGCGGGTGAGGGAAAGGTAGAGGCTATTCTGCATTCTAAAGCTCTTCACCGCCAGCACATCCTCCATGTTGGGGATGTCGCCATGGGGGACAAACTTCTTAGAGCTTTTGTTCCACTGCAGGATGATGGGGACCTGGGAGCGGCTGGACAGGATGAGATGCGATTTTCCATCGATGTCGACAAACTCTGCATCCGTGTCCCTGAACCACTCGTGCAGGGACTGGTACGAGTAAAATCCTTTGCTGTTCCATTTATAAACTGTCGACAGGCCGGCTTTAGAGCTGTCGGCAATGACAAAGAACTTCTCGTCGTCGATCTGAAAGAGCTCGATGTCGTTGGGCTTGGATATGCGCGAAACTTCTATGTCTTGGAATTTGACAAACTTGGTCCAGCTCTCGTCGTATTTGTAAATGTGAGAGCCGCCGAAGAGCTGGGCCACCACCACAAAGACCTGGTCATCGATGAGGATAGCCTTGCAGCCCACGATGGACTGACCTGTTCTCCAGAAGAAAGGGGAGCGATTAGTGCAGCCACAGTTGAGATGCGTCACCGTAGAAAATAGGCACAGGAGGGTTGCCAAGGCCTCTGGAGTCTCTAGAGGCAGGCATGGAATTCAATAAATTTACCGAAACACCCAAACGAATTGTCTTTGTGCTACCTAAACATTATCTCCCCATTCCATGAAGGAGAATGAGGCAATTAAATGGGCTTCTTTGAAGGAGGTGAGTCTCAGAGGCAGGAGAAAAAAATGTCCAAGGGCTCTCAAAGACATTTGAATTCTGATTTCCAAAGTCAAAGGAACCCCCGAGTGCAGGCAGTACAGGGTGGTATTCTAACTTACAACTCTAGACATGGGGCTTGGGGTTCGAAACCCAGCTCTGTGCCCGATAAGCTTTCTGACCCAGGGCCAGTTAACTCAACTCTCATCTATAGAGTGAGATTGATGATGCTATTGGCCCTGACCTTAGGGGGTTAGCGTAAAGACTAAATGGGAGCATTGGCAGTGAGTGTTTACTATGAAGTGCTGGCACACACACGAAGTGGTCAACAATTAGTAGCCACCATTATTGGATAATTGAAGCAATAATCTTGATAATCAAAAGAGCTTGCCCCTTTAGTGCTTACCCATAGCATGCACTGGGCAAATAATTGTAGAATGAGCAATTATCCAAATGACCTGGCTCAGGTGTCACAAAGCTAGAAGTTTGCAGGCAAAAAGGGAGCATTTTTAGGGGTGACTCTCCTCTGTAAATTACTTCCCACCTTCCCCTCCCACGCTGCGCTCAGGCCCGCACACCCTCTCCCGACTTTCCCATTCCAGAAACCCAACCAGCAAGCAATAGGGCCACCCATACCTCAAAGGTTATTGACCCTCCTATCCAGATCATTCGCTTAAAgttatttctttcccttaatTATTTGGTAATTTGCCCTAAAGTGAATTTGGTCTGtaaattacaaggaaaattacCCAATTTCTGTCCTTAGCATTAGCATTAGGGACAGACAATGtggggttttgttgttttgtttttttttccccattgttctgGCCTTCTTGCAAAAGCCTGttcctttcctttatttaaaacaaattattgtgttttatttgttcTGAGTATAAAAGTTTTCAATGATCACCAAAGCAAATACtggaaataataatagataaCACCTTTAACGTATGAACTATGCCCAGGTATAGTTCTTCTAAGCACGCTACATGCatttgctcatttaatccttacaacaactccATGAAGCTGGTACTATTATTAAcatcatcatttccattttaaaaaggatgaaattgaggcacagagaggttaagtaagctatacaaggtcacacagctaatagtGGTGGAGCCTGGGAGTCAAACCCAGGTAGTCTGACTCTAGCCTACACTCCACCGCCAAAGTACcaaaaagtacaaagaagaaaataaaattcacttgTCCTGCAATCACTGAAATAACACTGTTAATATCTTGATATGTTTCTTTAATCTTTCATCTATGCAAATATTCAAATGTCTTTTGgtaaaaaaatataaatccagACTTacactatacatatatatgctctttatactACTCTTTTCTCTTGACCActatgctggaaacactttctgtatTCCATTGCAAGgatgcattatattttatttaacaaatcccCTATTGTTGGACATGGCAGTAAtttccagtttttctctcttgtaaGTAATATGTTTCCTTGTAgagaaatcattttgaaaatcatCTGGTGGTGTTCTTAAATGTAGGAATTGCTGGGGCAAACCCGAGGCACATTTTCAAGGCTTCAGGGTTTAAACTACCAAACTGCTCTTCAAAGCTACATCCATCTCCACCTGCCGACATGAACAGAGTGTGCTTCTCGTGCCCTTCCCAAGCAGCCTGGTTGTGGAGGCCCTGACCATCTGCAAGCAGCCTAGAGGCCGACCTGCCTCAGTCAAGGGGCCATGGAGTTGTCAGTAGCACCAGAGATCAtctccttgtaattttttgtttgtttgtttaatgtagGAAGAGACGGTAGGTTAGAACATACTTAGCATGCAGAAATCAAAAGGCAAACCAAAGAAACCACAAACAGGAGGGCTGAGAAGAGATatagggaggaagagaagaaaccagGAGGAAAAGCTTGGGGTGGACATTCCCATgggtttctctctcttccttgcagacagacagacagcttgAGGTGTCCTTCTTGCACCCCAGCCACTGAGGGCTGCACAGGAGGAAGCAGGTGCCCCTCTGCTGCCTCACAGCCCCACTCTTATCAGGCATGTATTGAGCAAATCCTGCCCAGCCCTTGCCAATTCTTGGATCATGCCGTGGCCAAACAAGCTGCCAAATGAGGCACGCATGGCCCGGCCAGGGGAGAATGTTCAAGGCAAGTGGTTCCAGGTTCCAGGGACTCTGGCCCTACCTGTTCagtgcacatatgtgtgtgtctTAGTGTTCACCCTTATGAAAGTTAGAGAGGGGTTTTGGTTGATGTCAAAGAGATAGAGTCATGGGAGAAGGAAAGCTCCTATTTTATCCCCAGCTGATACAGCTAACATCATGGAGGgtttactaagtgccaggcactgagctaagtcCTACACACACCCATTGCTCCCTTTAAATCCTTACAATAATCCCACAGCATCACGTGAtgagcccattttacagaggaaatacaaattcatggaattcccattttacagatgaacggGGCTCATGGAGATTAAATAACCTGGCCAAGGTCACCAGCCAATGAGAGCTGAAGCCACAATGAGCAAAAACAGCCTGATGTTGGAGTCCAAGAGCATAATGACTATTTTACTGGGTCTTATTTCTTGGAGTTGGTTGTGAGAGGTGGATCCTGGGGGACTTCATGTCAGGACTCCCCCCAACCCCCTACTCAGAAGATCCAGATTTCAGGACTGAGGAAAACTTGGAAATGAGCAAGGTCCAGCCCCAGCTGTGCCCCTGGACACCCTCGGCATCTCACCAACCACCTCCTCCTTCAGCTGCCTCTACCCCATCTGTGCCAGTCTGCTGTATTATGTGtacccaaatgccatgttctttgatgtaatcttgtgggggcagatgtattactgttttaggttggaacctattgattgagtgtttccatggagatgtgactcaatcaactgtgggcaaggctttgattggacaatttccatggagatgttactccacccattcaaggtgggtcttaattaaatcactggagccatataatcATGCTGACAAACcaaaggaactcagagcaactaagtgtgacattttggagagctgcagccaagagagacactttcaagaatgcacaggagatgagagtggagctggagcacaacctgggatcagcagatgccagccatgtgccttcctagctaacagaggttttctggatgccattggccttcctttggtgaaagtatgcttgtgttgataccttcatttgaacattttcattgccttcagactgtaaatttgtaaccaaataaaccccctttataaaatccaatccatttctggtattttgcataaggcagcattagcaaaccagaacaccatccaaGCCATCACTGCTGGCCTGGATTATGGCAATAGCCTGTTAACTAGCTACTCTGCTTCCGCCTTTGTCTCTTCCCCCCTGCAGGCTACTCGTAACCCATGAGCGGTCACAAGTCAGCTCAGATCTCTCCTCTGCATGAAATCCCCTACGGCTGTGCAGAGcactgggataaatgcccaagtCCTCAGGTCTGCAAGACCCTACAGGATCAGCTCTTCTTACCTCTCTGACCTCCCACACCTCTTCCTCTAGTTCACTGTGCTCTTGCCGAACCAGCCCCCTGAATGGTCTTCAAACAGGCCAGATGCCTGCCTGCTTCTGGGCCTTTGCActcactgttccctctgcctggaatgcccttcccagATATCCCCATGGCTCCAGCCTCACTTCCCATGGGTCTTTACAAGGCACTCTATCTAAAATTACAGCCTCCCACCCCCCTTCAAATCTCCCTTCCCCACCTTCATTTCCTCTTTAGCACCTTGCTGTCAAATGTGTTATATGATATGTATTGTAATTCCCTTTTTTTATTGTCTACTTCTTCCACTataatgtaagctccttgagggtagaGGTTCTTATTTATTTGGGTCACTGCTATATTGCCAGTAGCTAGAACTTGCTTGGCTCATGGTAAGTGCTCACAAAATctctgtgaatgaatgaatgactttagGAATTTGGGGATGCCACCAGCAGTATGTCGGAAGGGCAGGTGGAGGGCAGTGCAACCCCTTCCAAGGAAGGTAAACCTAGGAGAGAAAAGGTGTGAGAGGTGACAGTGATGGATCCAGAGAAGTAATTCAACATGACTGAGctgcagtttcttcatttgtaaaaagtTGTGGGAAAGAAGCCAACATCAAGCAGTGCTTGCTCTGTTCCTAGTACTCACTGAATCTTCACAACATCCAGGTGAAGATACAActatttcccattttacagatgggtaaactgagcCCCTGAAGTTACTGGTACCTCCTGGTACATGGCAAAGCCAGGAGTACAGTCTGTGTTCATTATTCTCCACCAACTGAGTACTTCTTAGTACATATAAGCCACCTCTCTCTGGGAAAAAAGGGCTCTGTCCTCTTTGTACGAGCCAGCAACCACAGTAACACTTGAAGGGGCTGTTGTGGGTTTTCAATGAGATCAACCAGAGCTCAGCACCTCACAGGGCCACAACCAACATTGGCAACAAACACTGCTCCTTGTACGAAAGTAAAGCTTCGCTGTGCTGCCACGTCCGGCAAaggggagtgttctagtttgctaatgctgttggaatgcaaaataccagagaaggattgacttttataaagggggttcatttagttacacagttacggtattaaggccataaagtgtccaaggtaatacatcaacattcaggtaccttcattgaaaGATGGCCACTGGCGTctaaaaaacctctgttagcttggaaggcatatggctggcgtctgcttgctcccaggttgcatttcaaaatgatgttctccaaaatgtcactgtcagcttccaacggccgtcttcaaaatgtgtctctcagctgcagctactctctcagctcctgtgtgttcttcaaagtgtctctc is a window encoding:
- the LGI2 gene encoding leucine-rich repeat LGI family member 2 isoform X2, coding for MALRRGGGGALGLLLLLLSAACLIPRSAQVRRLARCPATCSCTKESIICVGSSWVPRIVPGDISSLSLVNGTFSEIKDRMFSHLPSLQLLLLNSNSFTVIRDDAFAGLFHLEYLFIEGNKIETISRNAFRGLRDLTHLSLANNHIRALPRDVFSDLDSLIELDLRGNKFECDCKAKWLYLWLKMTNSTVSDVLCIGPPEYQEKKLNDVASFDYECTTTDFVVHQTLPFQSVSVDTFNSKNDVYVAIAQPGMENCMVLEWDHIEMNFRSYDNITGQSIVGCKAILIDDQVFVVVAQLFGGSHIYKYDESWTKFVKFQDIEVSRISKPNDIELFQIDDEKFFVIADSSKAGLSTVYKWNSKGFYSYQSLHEWFRDTDAEFVDIDGKSHLILSSRSQVPIILQWNKSSKKFVPHGDIPNMEDVLAVKSFRMQNSLYLSLTRFIGDSRVMRWNSKQFVEIQALPSRGAMTLQPFSFKDNHYLALGSDYTFSQIYQWDKEQQLFKKFKEIYVQAPRSFTAVSTDRRDFFFASSFKGKTKIFEHIIVDLSL